Proteins co-encoded in one Medicago truncatula cultivar Jemalong A17 chromosome 8, MtrunA17r5.0-ANR, whole genome shotgun sequence genomic window:
- the LOC11417021 gene encoding 40S ribosomal protein S2-3 → MAERGGDRGGFGSGFGGRGGDRGGRGGRGDRGRGGRRRAGGRREEEEKWVPVTKLGRLVKEGKIRSLEQIYLHSLPIKEHQIIDTLVGPTLKDEVMKIMPVQKQTRAGQRTRFKAFVVVGDNNGHVGLGVKCSKEVATAIRGAIILAKLSVIPVRRGYWGNKIGKPHTVPCKVTGKCGSVTVRMVPAPRGSGIVAARVPKKVLQFAGIDDVFTSSRGSTKTLGNFVKATFDCLMKTYGFLTPEFWKETRFSKSPFQEYTDLLAKPTAKALILEEERVEA, encoded by the exons ATGGCTGAACGTGGTGGAGATCGTGGTGGTTTTGGCAGTGGTTTTGGTGGTCGTGGTGGTGACAGAGGTGGTCGTGGTGGACGTGGTGACAGAGGTCGTGGTGGTCGTCGTAGAGCTGGAGGAAGACgcgaagaagaagagaaatggGTTCCAGTGACCAAGCTAGGTCGTCTCGTGAAGGAAGGTAAGATCCGAAGCCTTGAACAGATCTATCTTCATTCTCTCCCAATCAAGGAGCACCAAATCATTGATACCCTCGTGGGTCCCACTCTCAAGGATGAGGTGATGAAGATCATGCCGGTTCAGAAACAAACCCGTGCTGGTCAGAGAACCCGGTTCAAGGCTTTTGTTGTGGTTGGTGATAACAATGGTCACGTTGGTCTTGGTGTGAAGTGTAGCAAAGAAGTAGCTACTGCAATTCGTGGTGCTATTATCTTGGCTAAGCTGAGTGTTATTCCAGTGAGAAGAGGTTATTGGGGTAACAAGATCGGAAAGCCACACACTGTTCCTTGTAAGGTTACTGGAAAGTGTGGTTCTGTTACTGTTCGTATGGTTCCTGCTCCTCGTGGTTCTGGTATTGTTGCTGCTAGAGTTCCTAAGAAGGTTTTGCAGTTTGCTGGTATTGATGATGTTTTCACTTCCTCTAGGGGATCCACCAAAACCCTTGGAAATTTCGTCAAG GCCACTTTTGACTGTTTGATGAAAACCTACGGTTTTCTGACACCCGAATTCTGGAAGGAGACAAGGTTCTCCAAATCTCCATTCCAAGAGTATACCGATCTGTTGGCCAAGCCAACTGCAAAGGCTTTGATCCTTGAGGAAGAAAGGGTGGAGGCTTGA
- the LOC11417020 gene encoding E3 ubiquitin protein ligase RIE1, whose product MSTPNYAHAPLLRPRRVGRTPVLALLLGRRGPSVLVRETAARELEERRADWGYSKPVVLLDVTWNTVFVVVAAVMLGCSVDENPNTPIRLWIFGYAVQCLVHVALVLLEYRRRNVIGGGRERDEESLDDVNDSEEDDDVEFLNSSSSGFAKRCSSLNTMLSLLWWMVGFYWVVNGGDILIQDAPRLYWLAVVFLAFDVFFAVFCVALACLIGIALCCCLPCIIGILYAVAGQEGASESDLSTLPKYRFQVPGNEETPSPKGGSMVPIENSSGANERVLSPEDAECCICISPYEDEAELHALPCNHHFHSTCIVKWLKMNATCPLCKFNILKGNEQV is encoded by the exons ATGTCAACACCCAACTACGCCCACGCACCACTCCTTCGCCCCCGCCGCGTGGGTCGCACGCCGGTCCTCGCCCTCCTTCTCGGCCGCCGCGGTCCTTCCGTCTTAGTCCGCGAAACAGCGGCGCGTGAGCTTGAGGAACGCCGCGCCGATTGGGGTTATTCTAAGCCGGTGGTATTACTGGACGTGACGTGGAACACGGTCTTTGTGGTGGTTGCAGCGGTTATGTTAGGTTGCAGTGTTGATGAGAATCCGAATACGCCGATCCGGTTGTGGATCTTTGGATACGCGGTACAGTGTTTGGTACACGTGGCGTTGGTGTTATTAGAGTATAGGAGGAGGAACGTGATTGGTGGTGGAAGGGAAAGGGATGAAGAATCTCTTGATGATGTTAATGATagtgaagaggatgatgatgttgaatttCTGAATTCTTCTAGCTCCGG ATTTGCAAAACGATGTTCATCATTGAATACCATGCTTTCATTGCTTTGGTGGATGGTGGGATTTTACTGGGTTGTCAATGGTGGTGATATTCTAATTCAAGATGCTCCACGGTTGTACTG GTTGGCTGTTGTCTTCCTAGCTTTTGATGTCTTCTTTGCTGTCTTTTGTGTTGCTTTGGCATGCTTAATTGGCATTGCCCTCTGCTGCTGTTTACCATGTATTATTGGTATTCTCTATGCCGTTGCGGGACag GAGGGTGCATCTGAATCAGATCTCAGTACACTTCCAAAATACAGGTTTCAAGTGCCAGGCAATGAGGAAACACCTAGTCCGAAAGGTGGATCAATGGTTCCAATTGAAAATAGTAGTGGTGCAAATGAACGAGTACTTTCACCTGAAGATGCG GAATGTTGTATATGCATCTCTCCCTACGAGGATGAAGCAGAACTTCATGCTCTTCCTTGTAACCACCATTTCCATTCCACGTGCATAGTGAAATGGTTAAAGATGAATGCAACTTGTCCTCTTTGCAAGTTCAATATTCTAAAGGGAAATGAACAGGTGTGA
- the LOC11417022 gene encoding microtubule-associated protein 70-2, which produces MAEFSGDVGMEPTVVTPVPLTVSGSFKEGRNSSRRRTHSVRPSLDADEFMNLLHGSDPVKLELNRLENDVRDKDRELSEAQAEIKALKHSERLREKAVEELTEELSKVDGKLKFTENLLESKNLEIKKINDEKKASMAAQFAAEATLRRVHAAQKDDDMPPIEAILAPLEAELKLARQEIAKLQDDNRALDRLTKSKEAALLEVERSVQVALAKASMVDDLQNKNQELMKQIEICQEENKILDRMHRLKVAEVEKLTQTVRELEEAVLAGGAAANAVRDYQRKFQEMNEERKTLDRELARAKVTANRVAVVVANEWKDANDKVMPVKQWLEERRFLQGEMQQLRDKLAISDRTAKYEAQLKEKYQLRLKVLQESLRETSNSINRGTSEGKCVSNGPSRRQSLGGADNISKPNSNGFLTKRTSSFQIRSSVSSSSILKNAKGASKSFDGGSRSLERSKILLNGKPPSSSFNQSSERTKDKEENNNWKGSLDDKPNDLPLVDTKDNVPGVLYDLLQKEVLGLRKAGHEKDQSLKDKDDAIEMLAKKVDTLTKAMEVEAKKMRREVAVMEKEVAAMRVDKEQETKAKRFSNVKSPMNSAQQQLVSGRNMSRGGLTRSTQ; this is translated from the exons ATGGCGGAATTTTCCGGTGACGTGGGAATGGAACCGACGGTGGTGACGCCGGTGCCGTTGACAGTTTCCGGATCGTTTAAGGAAGGGAGAAACTCGTCACGAAGACGTACGCATTCGGTGAGGCCTAGTTTGGATGCGGATGAGTTCATGAACTTGCTTCATGGTTCCGATCCAGTGAAATTGGAGCTTAATCGACTTGAGAATGATGTTAGAG ATAAGGATAGAGAATTATCAGAAGCACAAGCAGAGATCAAAGCGTTGAAACACTCTGAAAGACTTAGAGAAAAAGCTGTTGAAGAG CTTACTGAAGAATTGTCGAAGGTTGACGGAAAGCTGAAGTTTACAGAAAATCTTCTAGAAAGCAAA AATCTCGAAATAAAGAAAATCAACGATGAAAAGAAAGCATCGATGGCAGCTCAGTTTGCAGCTGAAGCTACTCTTCGAAGGGTCCATGCTGCTCAGAAGGATGATGACATGCCTCCTATAGAAGCCATTCTAGCTCCTTTAGAGGCTGAACTCAAGCTTGCTCGGCAAGAG ATAGCTAAACTTCAAGATGATAACAGAGCTTTGGATCGTCTTACGAAATCCAAAGAAGCAGCACTTCTTGAAGTTGAGAGGAGTGTTCAGGTTGCCTTGGCTAAGGCCTCCATGGTGGATGAtctccaaaataaaaatcaggaGCTAATGAAACAGATTGAGATTTGCCAG GAGGAAAACAAAATTTTGGACAGAATGCATAGACTGAAGGTAGCAGAGGTTGAAAAGCTCACCCAAACAGTGAGAGAACTAGAGGAGGCGGTCCTTGCAGGGGGTGCTGCTGCGAATGCTGTGAGAGATTATCAGCGAAAATTTCAAGAAATGAAT gaagaaagaaaaactcTGGATCGGGAGTTGGCTCGTGCCAAGGTAACGGCAAACAGAGTAGCTGTAGTTGTGGCCAATGAATGGAAAGATGCTAATGACAAAGTGATGCCTGTCAAACAATGGCTTGAAGAGCGACGATTCTTGCAG GGAGAGATGCAGCAACTTCGGGATAAGCTTGCTATATCTGACCGCACTGCAAAGTACGAAGCACAGTTAAAA GAAAAATATCAATTACGGCTTAAAGTGCTACAAGAGAGTTTGAGAGAAACTTCTAACAGTATTAATCGCGGCACTTCAGAGGGAAAATGTGTTAGCAATGGGCCTTCCCGACGACAATCCCTGGGTGGAGCTGATAATATATCCAAACCCAACTCTAATGGGTTTCTGACTAAGAGAACATCATCCTTTCAAATAAGGTCCTCCGTGTCCTCCAGCTCAATTTTAAAGAATGCTAAAGGTGCATCTAAGTCTTTTGACGGTGGCTCTAGGTCACTAGAAAGGAGTAAAATTCTTCTAAATGGAAAGCCTCCGAGTTCCTCGTTTAACCAGTCTTCTGAAAGAACTAAAGACAAAGAGGAAAACAATAATTGGAAAGGAAGTTTGGATGATAAGCCAAATGACTTGCCATTAGTAGATACAAAGGATAATGTTCCAGGAGTTTTGTATGATTTGCTGCAGAAAGAGGTCCTAGGGTTGAGAAAAGCTGGTCATGAAAAAGATCAAAGCCTAAAAGATAAAGACGATGCCATTGAG ATGCTAGCAAAGAAAGTGGATACATTGACCAAAGCTATGGAAGTTGAGGCAAAGAAGATGCGAAGGGAGGTAGCTGTCATGGAGAAAGAGGTAGCTGCAATGCGCGTGGACAAAGAACAAGAGACAAAAGCCAAGCGTTTCAGCAATGTGAAGAGCCCTATGAACAGTGCTCAGCAACAGCTTGTTTCTGGGAG